A stretch of the Desulfobacter sp. genome encodes the following:
- a CDS encoding N-acetyltransferase, whose translation MMIREEKPSDIETITRVTKLAFKDHSFNQQTEHLTIRDLRAAGALTLSLVTEIDGQIMGHIAFSPVSVSDGTTNWYGLGPISVLPEFQGFRIGTTLIHHGLALLKSMNSKGCALVGLPTYYDRFGFKNYAQLIHEGVPQEIFAAKAFYGIVPRGTVEFHQAFKQLSLIEKDAIADVIIDYEIAGVRTDKSNKAFESIIKKDILTEISDGKFILQPSVLSEYDAYFAKVATFRATEMSRVHKNPILAAVKY comes from the coding sequence ATGATGATCAGAGAGGAGAAACCATCAGACATTGAGACGATCACTAGGGTCACAAAACTGGCGTTTAAGGATCATTCGTTCAATCAGCAAACCGAACATTTAACCATTCGTGATTTGCGTGCCGCCGGCGCATTGACTCTATCCCTTGTGACTGAAATTGATGGACAGATTATGGGGCACATTGCCTTTTCGCCTGTGAGCGTTTCTGATGGTACAACAAACTGGTATGGCCTTGGTCCAATATCTGTATTGCCCGAATTTCAGGGGTTCCGAATAGGCACAACACTTATCCATCATGGATTAGCCTTGCTCAAGTCTATGAATAGCAAGGGGTGCGCGCTTGTAGGATTACCAACATACTATGATCGTTTTGGTTTTAAAAATTATGCTCAGTTAATCCATGAGGGAGTCCCGCAAGAAATATTTGCGGCAAAGGCATTCTATGGAATAGTGCCAAGGGGGACGGTTGAATTTCACCAGGCCTTCAAACAATTATCCCTGATTGAAAAAGACGCCATTGCCGATGTTATTATCGACTATGAGATCGCCGGTGTAAGGACGGACAAATCGAACAAGGCCTTTGAAAGCATAATAAAAAAAGACATTTTAACTGAAATCTCAGACGGTAAATTCATATTGCAACCTTCGGTACTCTCAGAGTATGACGCTTATTTTGCTAAGGTTGCCACATTCAGGGCCACAGAGATGAGCCGTGTGCACAAAAATCCGATATTGGCGGCGGTGAAATACTGA
- a CDS encoding TetR/AcrR family transcriptional regulator produces MKKTPLAILKEKERKARQKLIVNAAERSFAAKPFPKVSIRDIADESGISLSSIYRYFPDQESLFIEALTRGAKKVHLLLDKVIKDKGAGVEDMANTFVEFLIKNDSYFRMMTHFMLDGALNTSSVDKLNQIERALLDQFNTFFSRLNPDGSHRITAHAFFASLNGILITYRNYPGRDIKDVHKHMKQLASVLASMFALMLSSGNNLVSK; encoded by the coding sequence ATGAAAAAAACACCCCTTGCAATACTCAAAGAAAAAGAAAGAAAAGCCCGTCAAAAACTGATTGTGAATGCGGCGGAACGATCGTTTGCCGCCAAACCATTCCCAAAGGTAAGCATAAGGGATATCGCCGATGAATCCGGGATATCCCTCTCCTCCATTTACCGCTATTTCCCGGATCAGGAATCTTTGTTCATTGAGGCCCTTACACGGGGGGCAAAAAAGGTCCACCTTCTCCTCGATAAGGTCATCAAAGATAAGGGGGCCGGTGTGGAGGATATGGCCAACACCTTTGTGGAATTTCTGATAAAAAACGATTCATACTTTCGTATGATGACCCATTTCATGCTGGATGGTGCATTAAACACATCTTCTGTGGACAAACTTAACCAGATAGAGCGGGCCCTGTTGGATCAATTCAATACTTTTTTCAGCCGGCTGAATCCGGATGGAAGCCATCGCATAACCGCCCATGCTTTTTTCGCCTCCCTTAACGGGATTCTGATTACCTATCGGAACTATCCTGGCCGAGATATAAAGGATGTCCACAAACATATGAAGCAATTAGCCTCTGTATTGGCATCCATGTTTGCTCTGATGCTATCATCCGGTAATAATTTGGTATCGAAATAA
- a CDS encoding IS256 family transposase, with amino-acid sequence MTEENTEFDFQKALKGIQEGKPFTGKGGVLTSLIKNLAEADLEGELESHLGQEVSANRRNGKSKKTIKSLDGKFELETPRDRAGTFSPQIVKKHQTTLSDEIERKIIALYGLGMSYNDMASHLQEIYGLEISNATLSTITDKIIHTVKEWQARPLENVYPIVWLDAIHYKVRENGKVGSKAVYTILGVNIEGRKEVLGLYISENEGANFWLQVLTDLSNRGVKDILIACVDGLKGFPEAIETIFPDTEVQLCVVHQIRNSLKYVGSKNKKEFMADLKRVYKAVNKDLAEEELDILENKWNDKYPIVIKSWRNNWERLSHFFKYPEEIRRIIYTTNTIEAVHRQFRKLTKTKGSFPNQDSLLKLLYMGIQNASKKWTMPIQNWSLTISQLAIFFEGRLDKELGI; translated from the coding sequence ATGACCGAAGAAAACACCGAATTTGATTTTCAAAAAGCCCTTAAAGGCATCCAGGAAGGTAAACCCTTCACAGGTAAGGGCGGCGTCCTTACATCATTAATCAAAAATCTTGCTGAAGCTGATCTTGAAGGAGAGTTGGAGTCCCATCTCGGGCAGGAAGTTTCTGCCAACCGCCGTAATGGAAAAAGCAAAAAGACCATTAAATCCCTGGATGGTAAATTTGAGCTGGAAACCCCGCGTGACAGGGCCGGAACCTTCTCTCCACAGATCGTCAAAAAACATCAGACAACGCTCAGCGATGAAATTGAAAGAAAGATAATAGCCCTTTACGGCCTGGGCATGAGTTATAATGATATGGCTTCCCATTTACAGGAAATCTATGGACTTGAGATTTCAAATGCCACTCTGAGCACCATTACCGATAAAATCATCCATACCGTCAAAGAATGGCAGGCCAGGCCGTTGGAAAATGTGTACCCAATCGTATGGCTTGATGCCATACATTATAAAGTACGAGAAAACGGAAAGGTCGGCAGCAAAGCCGTTTACACAATTCTTGGGGTGAATATCGAGGGCCGCAAAGAGGTTCTTGGGCTGTACATATCCGAGAATGAGGGTGCGAACTTCTGGCTGCAGGTGTTAACAGACCTTTCAAACCGAGGGGTAAAAGATATCCTGATTGCCTGTGTTGATGGTCTAAAAGGTTTTCCCGAGGCCATTGAGACCATATTCCCGGACACAGAAGTTCAACTCTGCGTAGTCCACCAGATCCGAAATTCATTGAAATACGTTGGTTCCAAAAATAAAAAGGAATTTATGGCAGATCTAAAACGTGTTTATAAAGCGGTCAATAAGGATCTGGCCGAAGAAGAACTGGATATCTTGGAAAATAAATGGAATGACAAATACCCGATTGTGATAAAATCCTGGCGGAACAACTGGGAACGCCTCAGTCATTTCTTTAAATATCCAGAAGAGATTCGACGGATAATATACACCACAAATACCATTGAGGCTGTGCATCGACAGTTTCGAAAACTGACCAAAACAAAGGGATCATTCCCGAACCAGGACAGCCTGTTAAAGCTGCTTTACATGGGGATCCAGAACGCCAGTAAAAAATGGACAATGCCGATTCAAAATTGGTCACTGACAATTTCCCAGTTGGCAATTTTCTTTGAAGGCCGGCTGGATAAAGAGCTGGGAATTTGA
- a CDS encoding AMP-binding protein yields MSVLFGAAKTGVITAVLNFRLAPPELSYILNDCKAKLLIYDDAFSQTVSTLKSDTSVEVFVSTGTAEEANSFEKILEDMTDAEPKLTGFGDDPAVLMYTSGTTGKPKGAVLTHNNCFWAAIGLVHTLD; encoded by the coding sequence TTGTCAGTCCTGTTTGGCGCCGCAAAAACCGGTGTTATCACAGCTGTACTTAATTTTAGACTGGCCCCTCCAGAACTGTCATATATCCTGAATGACTGCAAAGCCAAGCTTCTAATCTATGATGATGCATTTTCCCAAACGGTTTCAACCTTGAAATCCGACACCTCTGTTGAGGTCTTCGTTTCCACAGGGACTGCAGAAGAGGCAAACTCTTTTGAAAAAATACTTGAGGATATGACGGATGCAGAACCAAAACTGACAGGTTTCGGGGATGACCCGGCAGTGCTCATGTACACTTCGGGCACCACCGGCAAGCCCAAAGGTGCCGTTCTTACCCATAACAACTGCTTTTGGGCGGCCATTGGCCTGGTTCACACTCTGGACTGA
- the fdhF gene encoding formate dehydrogenase subunit alpha — MPHLSIDNTQVEFQPGQIILDLCQDLSIKIPTLCHLAGTTPTGVCGVCLVKDSKAGMVPACSTQARSGMEIRTHGFEVRAARKKAIEALVSTGNHNCGVAGAMTAGFTDFQMDAREMEASFDLCPAWGDCRLQDLVYEYQAQASGFDTLWKNEVPDVANPMIIRDFSRCIGCGRCVKACNEVQVNRAISMDNVSGRDLAVTPGGGSLVDSDCVFCGECIQACPVGALVEKKAENNWRPWEEKKIRTTCPYCGVGCQQWLHVKDKKIVKVIGVEQGSPNKGRLCVKGRFGYDFIYSDQRIKTPVIRENGEFKAVSWDHAIDYTADRLKKIISQSGPDAVAGVSCARSINEDSYQMQKLFRAVFKTNNIDHCARTUHAPTVAGLAASFGSGAMTNSFGEFSKAKMFFVIGSNMTEAHPVAASFVKNAVEKGASLIVADPRKHKLTDFAEIHLGLKVGSDIALLNGLMHVLIKENLYDRDFVENHTQDFDKLKAVVETYPPERAGEISGIDPEIIIKTVRRLASVRPVMVCYTLGITEHTCGRNNVVSVANLQMLLGNMGVECGGVNPLRGQNNVQGACDMGALPNVFPGYQAVIDPLSREKFERFWAVDGLPDKNGLMIPEMMEGLEEKKVRAFYIFGENLANTEPDIAKVEKELGSAEFLICQDIFFNETTEFADVVFPAAAWSENEGTFTNSERRVSRVRTASLPPGEARPNWWIFKEIAKCFGVEWEATSAQEIWDNEISALAPALGGIKYSRIEEDGLQWPCPSIDHPGTGFLHGKGSFTRGRGQFLPAEWTPAAEVPCEDHPFVLSTGRRLYHYHTRTQTGRCKGLNQLLSEETADISLADAARLNIDHGEYIEVSSRRGQVRVRANVTRQVPQGMVWMAFHFRENNANWLANPAFDPITLTAEYKACAVNLAKES; from the coding sequence ATGCCGCATCTGAGCATTGACAATACGCAAGTTGAATTTCAGCCCGGTCAGATCATTCTTGATCTCTGCCAAGACCTTTCCATAAAAATTCCCACCCTTTGTCATTTGGCCGGCACCACCCCCACAGGGGTGTGCGGGGTCTGCCTGGTCAAAGACTCAAAGGCAGGCATGGTACCGGCCTGCTCCACCCAGGCCCGATCCGGCATGGAAATCAGGACCCATGGCTTTGAGGTCAGGGCGGCCAGGAAAAAAGCCATTGAAGCCCTGGTCTCCACGGGCAACCATAACTGCGGGGTGGCAGGAGCCATGACCGCAGGATTTACGGATTTTCAGATGGATGCCCGGGAGATGGAAGCCTCTTTTGATCTTTGTCCTGCATGGGGGGACTGCAGGCTCCAGGATCTGGTCTACGAATACCAGGCCCAGGCATCGGGATTTGATACTCTCTGGAAAAATGAGGTGCCGGATGTGGCCAACCCCATGATTATCCGGGATTTTTCCAGGTGCATCGGCTGCGGCAGGTGTGTGAAAGCCTGCAACGAGGTCCAGGTGAACCGGGCCATCTCCATGGACAACGTTTCCGGCCGGGACCTTGCCGTTACCCCCGGTGGCGGCAGCCTTGTGGATTCTGATTGTGTATTTTGCGGGGAATGCATCCAGGCCTGTCCTGTGGGCGCTTTGGTGGAAAAAAAGGCTGAAAATAATTGGCGGCCCTGGGAAGAAAAAAAAATCAGGACCACCTGTCCCTATTGCGGGGTGGGGTGCCAGCAGTGGCTCCATGTCAAGGACAAAAAAATCGTCAAGGTCATAGGGGTTGAGCAGGGTTCTCCTAACAAGGGGCGGCTCTGTGTCAAGGGACGGTTCGGGTATGATTTTATCTATTCTGACCAGCGGATCAAAACCCCTGTGATCCGGGAGAACGGGGAATTCAAGGCGGTCTCCTGGGATCATGCCATAGATTATACAGCCGACCGGCTCAAAAAAATTATTTCCCAATCAGGCCCGGATGCCGTGGCCGGGGTGAGCTGTGCCAGATCCATCAACGAAGATTCCTATCAGATGCAAAAATTATTCAGGGCCGTGTTCAAGACCAACAATATCGATCATTGTGCCCGAACCTGACATGCTCCCACTGTCGCAGGTCTTGCGGCATCATTCGGTTCCGGCGCCATGACTAATTCCTTTGGGGAATTTTCAAAGGCAAAGATGTTTTTTGTGATCGGGTCCAATATGACCGAGGCCCATCCCGTGGCCGCCTCCTTTGTGAAAAATGCAGTTGAAAAAGGGGCCAGCCTGATTGTGGCAGATCCCCGGAAACATAAACTTACGGATTTTGCAGAGATCCACCTGGGTCTGAAGGTGGGGTCGGACATTGCCCTGCTCAACGGGCTCATGCATGTGCTCATCAAAGAAAATTTATATGACCGGGATTTTGTGGAAAACCATACCCAAGATTTTGACAAATTAAAGGCGGTTGTCGAGACCTATCCCCCGGAACGGGCAGGTGAGATTTCCGGGATTGATCCTGAAATCATTATTAAAACCGTCCGCCGCCTGGCCTCGGTACGCCCGGTCATGGTCTGCTATACCTTAGGGATAACAGAGCATACCTGCGGCAGGAACAATGTGGTGTCTGTTGCCAATCTTCAGATGCTTTTAGGAAATATGGGCGTGGAGTGCGGGGGGGTAAATCCCTTGCGCGGCCAGAACAATGTCCAGGGGGCCTGTGATATGGGGGCTTTGCCCAATGTATTCCCCGGATACCAGGCCGTTATTGACCCCTTGTCCAGGGAGAAATTTGAACGATTCTGGGCCGTGGATGGTTTGCCCGATAAAAACGGTCTCATGATCCCTGAAATGATGGAGGGGCTGGAAGAAAAAAAGGTCAGGGCCTTTTATATTTTTGGAGAGAATCTGGCCAATACCGAGCCGGATATCGCCAAGGTGGAAAAGGAACTGGGATCTGCCGAGTTTCTCATCTGCCAGGACATCTTTTTCAACGAGACCACCGAGTTTGCAGATGTGGTCTTTCCGGCAGCGGCCTGGAGTGAAAATGAGGGCACCTTCACCAACAGCGAAAGGCGGGTGAGCCGGGTGAGAACCGCCAGTCTTCCCCCGGGAGAGGCCCGGCCCAATTGGTGGATATTCAAGGAGATTGCAAAATGCTTTGGTGTGGAATGGGAGGCCACCAGCGCCCAAGAGATCTGGGACAATGAAATATCAGCGCTTGCCCCGGCCCTGGGGGGAATCAAGTATTCCCGGATCGAAGAAGACGGGCTTCAATGGCCCTGTCCAAGCATTGATCATCCCGGAACCGGATTTCTCCACGGCAAAGGATCCTTTACAAGGGGCAGGGGCCAGTTTTTGCCGGCAGAATGGACTCCTGCAGCAGAGGTGCCCTGTGAGGATCACCCCTTTGTCCTGAGCACGGGGCGCAGGCTATACCACTACCATACAAGGACCCAGACCGGCCGGTGCAAAGGTCTCAACCAGCTGCTCTCCGAGGAGACCGCAGATATTTCACTGGCAGATGCCGCCCGTTTGAACATTGACCATGGAGAGTATATTGAGGTCAGTTCCCGCCGGGGCCAGGTGAGGGTGAGGGCCAATGTCACCCGGCAAGTGCCCCAAGGCATGGTCTGGATGGCCTTTCACTTCAGGGAAAACAATGCCAACTGGCTGGCCAACCCCGCCTTTGACCCCATTACCCTGACCGCGGAATACAAGGCCTGTGCCGTGAATCTTGCAAAAGAGTCGTGA
- a CDS encoding adenosylcobinamide amidohydrolase, giving the protein MNLGLNLLNRKIACRVMGVLLFCLMFLSRAHGLEIRDSLGNTIDLDAVPKRIVSLVPSASEILTRIGAEDLLVGTTYHDVTLKGSDRRKIVGGFFSPSLARIKSLNPDFLIVSPLHGSMIQAFKPSGIPVFVYETTTLDHAWELMACLGRITGKEAPAQALIQENQNLLAHVRAKLGKAGVSPKRVIRLMGRDKIMTPGKDSFQNEMIRAAGGLPPDFQKPGKVVTVTLEEWTAFDPQVIYGCGGDRAAAELFFSTPGWKDVAAVKNKQIYYLPCDLTCRASARTAAFVAGLSSMIYPQAFADAENFVHSTGKISESFLNKDPGLPGKMEPDLGLDYVDKAVIVRSHVFDFENKTLVIDLKDPTTVVSTLEGSRDNITTVANHYSPPPTWMPGHAKGIDATRTGILTAIDRNPDHTSLLMTGADMDHLAVRTQTFKEMQVTALVTAGVVSNAVRMAEDEGRYYEPGTINIILLTNMKLSPRAMTRAIISATEAKSALLQDLDIRSAYSGQVNGATGTGTDNVLVVQGQGLPIDNAGGHSKMGELIGRAVYAGVKQAIAGQNGILAGRHIVQRLEERKISLYQLTSGAQCNCQEKKGDFSAMVEHLLLNPEYSGFMAAALSLSDAYENGQVRDLTSFDQWCLGVAGKIAGTRVQTLDSLVVDKKIPLVIKKAFNAVMTGARIRSGQGE; this is encoded by the coding sequence ATGAACCTGGGTTTGAATCTGCTGAATCGAAAAATTGCCTGCCGGGTGATGGGTGTTCTGTTGTTTTGTCTGATGTTTTTATCCCGGGCCCATGGCCTTGAGATCCGGGACAGTCTGGGCAACACCATTGATCTGGACGCTGTGCCCAAACGGATTGTCAGTCTGGTGCCTTCGGCCTCGGAAATTTTGACCCGCATCGGGGCCGAAGATCTGCTTGTGGGGACCACCTATCATGATGTTACCCTCAAAGGCTCTGACCGCCGGAAAATTGTGGGCGGTTTTTTTTCTCCCTCCCTGGCCCGGATAAAATCCCTGAACCCTGATTTTCTCATTGTTTCTCCCCTTCATGGGTCAATGATTCAGGCGTTTAAACCTTCTGGCATCCCTGTTTTTGTCTATGAAACAACAACCTTGGATCATGCCTGGGAACTCATGGCCTGCCTTGGCCGGATCACGGGAAAAGAGGCGCCTGCCCAGGCGTTGATCCAAGAGAACCAAAACCTTCTTGCCCATGTCAGGGCCAAGCTGGGCAAGGCCGGGGTTTCGCCCAAACGGGTGATCCGTCTCATGGGACGGGACAAGATCATGACCCCGGGAAAAGACTCTTTTCAAAATGAGATGATCCGGGCTGCCGGAGGGCTGCCCCCGGATTTTCAAAAGCCGGGCAAGGTGGTGACCGTGACCCTGGAGGAGTGGACGGCCTTTGATCCCCAAGTCATCTACGGCTGCGGCGGGGACCGGGCAGCGGCAGAATTGTTTTTTTCAACGCCCGGGTGGAAGGATGTGGCAGCCGTTAAAAATAAACAAATCTATTATCTGCCCTGCGATCTGACCTGCCGGGCTTCTGCCCGGACCGCAGCCTTTGTGGCAGGGCTTTCTTCCATGATTTACCCCCAGGCATTTGCAGACGCTGAAAATTTTGTTCATTCCACCGGAAAGATCAGTGAATCCTTCCTGAACAAGGACCCTGGTCTGCCTGGGAAAATGGAGCCGGACCTGGGGCTTGACTATGTGGACAAGGCCGTTATTGTCCGCAGCCATGTGTTTGATTTTGAAAATAAAACCCTGGTCATTGATTTAAAAGATCCCACAACCGTTGTCTCCACCCTGGAAGGTTCGCGGGATAATATTACCACGGTTGCCAATCACTATTCCCCGCCGCCCACCTGGATGCCCGGCCATGCAAAGGGGATTGATGCCACTAGAACGGGTATTCTCACGGCCATTGACCGAAACCCGGATCATACCTCTTTGCTCATGACCGGTGCGGATATGGATCACCTGGCCGTTCGCACTCAAACCTTTAAAGAGATGCAGGTCACGGCCCTGGTCACGGCCGGGGTGGTGTCAAATGCTGTGCGCATGGCCGAGGATGAGGGGCGGTATTATGAACCCGGCACCATCAATATTATTCTTTTGACCAATATGAAACTGTCGCCCCGGGCCATGACCCGGGCCATTATTTCGGCCACCGAAGCCAAGAGCGCCCTGCTTCAGGATCTGGATATCCGGTCCGCCTATTCAGGACAGGTGAATGGGGCCACGGGCACGGGTACGGACAATGTCCTGGTGGTCCAGGGCCAAGGCCTTCCCATTGACAATGCCGGGGGCCATTCAAAGATGGGGGAACTCATTGGGCGTGCTGTCTATGCCGGGGTAAAACAGGCCATTGCCGGCCAGAACGGCATCCTTGCGGGCCGCCATATTGTCCAGCGTCTTGAGGAGCGGAAGATCAGCCTTTACCAGCTTACCTCGGGCGCCCAATGCAATTGCCAGGAAAAAAAGGGGGATTTTTCAGCCATGGTGGAACACCTTCTGCTCAATCCTGAGTATTCAGGATTTATGGCGGCCGCCCTGAGCCTGAGCGATGCCTATGAAAATGGGCAGGTCCGGGATTTGACCTCTTTTGATCAATGGTGTCTTGGGGTGGCCGGCAAAATTGCCGGCACCCGGGTCCAGACCCTTGATTCACTGGTGGTGGATAAAAAAATACCCCTTGTGATCAAAAAAGCTTTTAACGCCGTCATGACCGGGGCCAGAATCAGGTCAGGCCAGGGGGAATAA
- a CDS encoding AMP-binding protein — translation MVFMPDFDPVAAWEIIEKEKINFAMTVPVMLQYMAMVPGLKKRDFSGLRHLICGGAPVPESLIRTYAQQNIEVYQVYGATEYSGAITFWTHDMGLEKASSMGKPVFHGSIQITDPVSGTECASDEVGEIWLHGPQVFDGYWQNQTATKEALVNGWYRTGDLGTEDKDGFVFVVDRLKDMIISGGENIYPAEIESVLMEHPQIADAAVVGKPDDRWGEIPVAFIVKTEKSRLNKEDVFETCRASLAGFKCIKEVYFSDGIPRNTLGKVLKRSLREQV, via the coding sequence ATGGTGTTTATGCCGGATTTTGACCCGGTTGCCGCCTGGGAAATCATTGAAAAAGAAAAGATTAATTTTGCCATGACCGTTCCCGTAATGCTTCAATATATGGCCATGGTCCCCGGGCTTAAAAAAAGGGATTTTTCAGGGTTGAGGCATTTGATCTGTGGTGGGGCACCCGTACCCGAGTCGTTGATCCGTACCTATGCCCAGCAAAATATAGAGGTATATCAGGTATACGGCGCCACCGAATATTCCGGAGCCATCACCTTTTGGACCCATGATATGGGATTGGAAAAGGCCAGTTCCATGGGCAAACCCGTTTTTCACGGCAGTATCCAAATCACAGATCCTGTGTCCGGTACGGAATGCGCTTCTGACGAAGTGGGTGAAATATGGCTCCACGGCCCCCAGGTCTTTGACGGGTATTGGCAAAATCAAACAGCCACAAAAGAGGCATTGGTCAACGGCTGGTATAGGACCGGAGACCTTGGGACAGAGGATAAGGACGGGTTTGTCTTTGTTGTTGACCGGCTTAAGGACATGATCATCAGCGGTGGAGAGAACATCTATCCGGCTGAAATAGAGTCTGTGCTGATGGAACATCCGCAAATCGCGGACGCCGCCGTTGTGGGCAAGCCCGATGACCGTTGGGGAGAGATACCCGTTGCCTTTATTGTCAAAACAGAAAAAAGCAGACTGAACAAAGAAGATGTATTCGAGACCTGCCGCGCAAGCCTGGCAGGGTTCAAATGTATAAAAGAGGTTTATTTTTCAGACGGTATTCCCAGAAACACTTTGGGAAAAGTATTGAAACGTTCTTTGAGAGAACAGGTTTAA
- a CDS encoding acyl-CoA dehydrogenase family protein yields MSLPDPDNPYSFDDFLAWRDTADFYDSDPFLKQVIRCFAPGEKEAIDKAARETSAKVSSRWKALAEEAAVPEKRPYLVQYDGHNHRIDRIVRPMETLELEREVFGERLFSDRTSPFEKLTKLYLIYQLGEACISCPLTCTEGLVALLENYADTPELARILAHCKEGFGDDIAIGSQFLSEIQGGSDVPANRVEAVETDGVWRLYGDKFFCSATHADYAVVTAKPRGSEKVGLFIVPAWLPGDKAKEKRNGYTINRIKWKMGTSELTTAEISYKGAVAYPAGPLDKGVSNVVGIVLTYSRLTVGISAAAFMARACREAHAYSRKRSAFGFAIKEFPMVKDQIDRLTLFSRRTLAATFKLYRDFLVLGGIQKKTDGQEPLETKMKRFNIRELIMLQKITAAWDSTDMVRLAMSIFGGHGVMEDFSSLPRLFRDSAINELWEGPRNVLLAQIHRDFQRASHWYPPDEVIKSLLSGADPAVVTPLEKEAKALVAHPSLFGPDTETLEVCRRWDKFCHDLTHAYQNLAMAEVDAVL; encoded by the coding sequence ATGTCTTTACCCGATCCCGATAATCCCTATTCATTTGACGATTTTCTAGCATGGAGGGACACGGCTGATTTTTATGATAGCGACCCTTTCTTAAAACAGGTCATCCGCTGTTTTGCACCGGGGGAAAAGGAGGCCATAGACAAGGCGGCCCGGGAGACCTCTGCCAAGGTCTCCTCCCGATGGAAAGCATTGGCAGAGGAAGCGGCCGTGCCCGAAAAAAGGCCGTATCTGGTACAGTACGACGGCCACAACCATAGGATAGACCGTATTGTCCGCCCCATGGAAACCCTTGAGCTTGAAAGGGAGGTGTTTGGTGAACGGCTTTTTTCAGACCGGACCTCTCCGTTTGAAAAACTGACCAAACTTTACCTGATCTATCAGCTCGGAGAAGCCTGCATCTCCTGCCCTCTGACCTGCACCGAAGGACTGGTGGCCCTGTTGGAAAATTATGCCGACACTCCGGAACTCGCCCGTATTCTGGCCCATTGCAAGGAGGGCTTCGGGGATGACATTGCCATCGGCTCCCAGTTTCTCTCTGAAATCCAGGGAGGATCCGATGTCCCGGCCAACCGGGTGGAAGCCGTTGAAACCGATGGTGTATGGCGGTTATATGGAGATAAATTCTTTTGTTCAGCCACCCATGCTGATTATGCAGTGGTCACCGCCAAGCCGCGGGGGTCGGAAAAAGTGGGGCTGTTTATCGTACCGGCCTGGCTGCCGGGGGACAAAGCCAAAGAAAAACGGAACGGTTACACCATTAACCGGATCAAGTGGAAAATGGGAACATCCGAACTGACAACGGCTGAAATTTCCTACAAGGGTGCGGTGGCCTATCCGGCCGGCCCTCTGGACAAAGGGGTTTCCAATGTGGTGGGCATTGTCCTGACCTATTCCCGTCTGACTGTGGGCATTTCCGCTGCCGCCTTTATGGCCCGGGCCTGTAGGGAGGCTCATGCATACAGCCGCAAACGGTCTGCCTTTGGTTTTGCCATCAAGGAGTTTCCCATGGTAAAGGACCAGATCGACAGATTAACCCTGTTTTCCAGAAGAACCCTTGCGGCAACCTTTAAACTCTACCGGGATTTTCTGGTTCTGGGAGGGATTCAAAAGAAAACAGATGGACAGGAACCCTTAGAAACGAAGATGAAACGCTTCAACATCCGGGAGTTGATCATGCTCCAGAAAATCACGGCGGCCTGGGACAGCACGGATATGGTCCGGCTGGCCATGTCAATTTTCGGCGGCCATGGGGTGATGGAAGATTTTTCTTCTCTTCCCAGGCTTTTCAGGGATTCTGCCATTAATGAACTCTGGGAAGGTCCAAGAAACGTTTTGCTTGCCCAGATTCACCGGGATTTTCAACGGGCATCCCATTGGTATCCGCCGGATGAGGTTATCAAATCACTTCTTTCGGGTGCTGATCCGGCAGTTGTTACCCCCCTTGAAAAGGAGGCAAAAGCCCTGGTCGCTCATCCGTCTCTTTTTGGTCCGGATACTGAAACCCTTGAGGTCTGCCGACGCTGGGACAAATTCTGCCACGATTTGACCCATGCGTATCAAAATTTGGCCATGGCAGAAGTGGATGCGGTTTTGTGA